The following coding sequences are from one Nitrospinota bacterium window:
- a CDS encoding phage tail sheath subtilisin-like domain-containing protein, giving the protein MPVAPTYPGVYIEEIASGVRTITGVATSVTAFVGRALKGPDNEPVMLNSYSDYERTFGGLWEESSMSYAVSDFFMNGGSQAIIVRLFKPDSETDEKLSAEINAEVDAIKRKIDNALNKLKADAELSEATAAVNGITGKYTASTSTPGEVAAAGSFASAITTATSVDAVRKKINDALAGAKTAAIAAVPKATDKIDEIENSYAKITAAGLKLRASTMGSWGNNLRVRIEHAEDSARNKAALKYGLLPEDLFNLIVHDTHSGAIETFLNLTVKEHARRIDRILANESGLVVVADDLPTTTPPADDDVLDGGSPWTGIYSHEVSETEKATDGQTLSEDQFTGAGTAAGKRGLYSLEKADIFNLLCIPPHSLDGDIENSLISKALVYCEKRRAMFLVDSPANWNTKAKAKDGIPAIEKSKNGAIYFPRLKKPNPLRENQMEDFAACGAIAGIIARTDSNRGIWKAPAGLDATLKGVPALSVPLTDMENGELNPLGINCLRVKPAAGRIVWGSRTLEGDDRLGSEWKYLPVRRLALYIEESLYRGTQWVVFEPNDEPLWSQIRLNLGAFMHNLFRQGAFQGKMPADAYFVKCDKESTTQNDINLGIVNVIVGFAPLKPAEFVIIKIQQKAGQVAS; this is encoded by the coding sequence ATGCCTGTTGCACCTACATATCCAGGCGTATATATAGAAGAAATAGCATCCGGTGTGCGAACGATCACCGGTGTTGCCACTTCAGTTACGGCTTTCGTCGGCCGAGCGCTGAAAGGGCCCGACAATGAGCCGGTAATGCTCAACAGCTATTCTGATTATGAACGAACCTTTGGCGGTCTCTGGGAAGAGAGCAGTATGAGCTATGCCGTAAGCGATTTTTTCATGAACGGCGGAAGCCAGGCGATTATCGTACGACTCTTCAAGCCGGATTCAGAAACGGATGAAAAGCTTTCGGCGGAGATCAATGCGGAGGTAGATGCAATTAAAAGAAAAATAGACAATGCGCTAAATAAACTGAAAGCCGATGCTGAGCTTTCAGAGGCAACTGCCGCTGTGAATGGGATAACCGGCAAATATACTGCAAGCACATCTACTCCGGGTGAAGTCGCCGCCGCTGGATCGTTCGCAAGTGCCATCACCACAGCAACAAGCGTCGATGCTGTAAGAAAAAAGATCAATGATGCCCTGGCTGGCGCCAAAACTGCCGCAATTGCCGCTGTCCCCAAAGCAACTGACAAAATAGACGAAATCGAAAACTCCTACGCCAAGATCACCGCCGCTGGACTTAAACTGCGCGCATCCACAATGGGCTCATGGGGAAACAACCTCAGGGTAAGAATAGAACATGCTGAAGACTCAGCAAGGAACAAAGCGGCTTTGAAGTACGGGTTATTGCCCGAGGATCTATTCAACCTTATCGTGCATGACACTCATAGCGGTGCGATTGAGACTTTCCTGAACCTCACTGTAAAGGAGCATGCAAGGAGGATCGATCGCATTCTTGCGAATGAGTCAGGCCTTGTGGTGGTAGCAGACGACCTTCCAACCACTACACCTCCTGCCGACGATGACGTGCTAGACGGTGGAAGTCCATGGACGGGAATCTACTCTCACGAGGTGAGCGAGACCGAAAAAGCTACGGATGGACAAACACTCTCAGAAGACCAGTTCACAGGCGCCGGAACAGCGGCGGGGAAAAGGGGACTTTACTCACTGGAAAAAGCGGATATCTTCAACCTCCTTTGCATCCCACCCCACTCACTTGATGGCGATATAGAAAATTCCCTGATAAGCAAAGCCCTGGTTTACTGTGAAAAGCGCCGAGCGATGTTCCTTGTCGATTCTCCGGCAAACTGGAACACAAAAGCAAAGGCAAAAGATGGCATTCCTGCCATTGAAAAGAGCAAAAACGGAGCTATATATTTTCCGCGTCTGAAAAAACCGAACCCACTTCGGGAAAACCAGATGGAGGATTTTGCAGCGTGTGGCGCCATAGCCGGGATAATTGCACGAACCGATTCAAACAGGGGAATTTGGAAAGCGCCGGCAGGTCTTGATGCTACGCTGAAAGGGGTTCCCGCGCTGAGCGTTCCTCTGACAGATATGGAAAACGGCGAGCTCAATCCGCTTGGCATCAACTGTCTACGCGTTAAACCCGCCGCCGGCAGAATAGTCTGGGGTTCCCGCACGCTTGAAGGGGACGACAGGCTCGGCTCCGAGTGGAAATATCTCCCTGTAAGACGATTGGCTCTCTACATCGAAGAAAGTCTCTACCGCGGAACGCAGTGGGTTGTGTTTGAGCCAAACGACGAACCTCTCTGGTCGCAGATCCGCCTGAATCTCGGCGCATTCATGCACAATCTCTTCCGCCAGGGAGCGTTTCAGGGGAAGATGCCTGCAGACGCCTATTTTGTAAAGTGCGACAAGGAGTCAACCACTCAAAACGACATCAACCTCGGTATCGTAAACGTCATAGTAGGTTTCGCACCGCTTAAACCCGCGGAGTTCGTAATAATAAAAATTCAGCAAAAAGCTGGTCAGGTAGCTTCATAA